The Microbacterium sp. SORGH_AS_0428 genome contains the following window.
CGCTCGACACCGGACAGATCCGCGATCTGCACGCCGCCTACGAGAAGCTGAAGGACGAACGTCACCAGCTGGACTTCGAAGACGTCCTGCTGGCCTGCGCGGGCATGATCGAGGCGGAGCCGCGCGTCGCCCAGTCGGTGCGCGAGCAGTACCGGCACTTCACCGTGGACGAGTTCCAGGACGTGTCGCCGCTGCAGAACAGACTGCTCGAGCTGTGGCTCGGCGAGCGACGCGACCTGTGCGTCGTGGGCGACGCGAGCCAGACCATCTACTCCTTCGCCGGCGCGCGCGCCGACTATCTCCTGGACTTCCCCCGGCACCACCCCGACGCGCGCAGCTTCACCCTCGAGCACAACTACCGCAGCGACCAGCCCGTGCTCCGGGTGGCCAACGCGCTCATGCGCGGCCGTCCCGGCGCGCTGCAGCTGGTCACCGATCGCGGCGCGGACTCTCCCGTGCCCACGGTGACCCGCTTCGACGACGACGCCCACGAGGCCGCGGGTGTGGCCGCCCGCATCCGCGCGCAGCTCGACGACGGGGTGGATCCGCGCCAGATCGCCGTGTTGTACCGGGCCCACGCGCAGTCGGCGGAGCTCGTGACGGCACTCGCGGATGCGGGCGTTCCCACCAGCGTCATGGGCGGCAAGCGCTTCTTCGACCTGCCCGAGGTGCGTCAGGCCGTCATGGCGCTGCGCGCCGCGACGGTGGCCCCCATGCAGGGAGGATTCCGCGACACGGTTCGCGACGTGCTCCGCGGATGCGGGTACACCGACGAGCCGCCGGCCGTCGGCGGGGCCCTGCGCGATGCGTGGGAAGCACGCGCTGCGCTGCTCGCGCTCGCCGAGGAGCAACCCGAGGACACCACGCTGCGCGCGTTCACCGACGATCTGATGGCCAGGGCGAGAGATCAGCACGAGCCCTCGTTGGCGACGGTGACGCTTGCGACGCTGCACGCGGCGAAGGGCCTCGAGTGGGACCACGTGCACCTCGTCGGGTTGTCGGAGGGGCTGCTGCCCATCTCCTACGCGCAAGGATTCGAGCAGATCGACGAGGAGCGGCGGCTGGCATACGTCGGCATCACGCGGGCCGCGCGTACGCTGTCGCTCTCGTGGGCATCGCAGTCGGCGCGTCAGGCGCGGCAGCCGTCGAGATTTCTGCAAGAGATCGGCACGCGCACGCTGGATGAACGACCGGCCAGGCCGACCGCCGGTGGGGTGAGGAGGCCGCGAACGTCATCCGGCACCGGGCGGCCGACGGCGGCAGCTGACCGGTGAGCAGGCGAGCGGCATAGGCGACGGCCTCGCCGAGGAGCGCCGCCGTCACCGGGGGTGCGGGCTGGGACATGAGCTGCGCCGCGATGCCCGGCCATGCCGCATCCTCGTCACGACGATGCGCGGCGTCGCACGCGAGGCAGGGGCCGTCGCCGGGCGTGACCAGCGGCCCCACGTGTACCCGGTCACCCGCGAGGATGACCGGCAGATGCGGCCGCTCGTCCCGCAGATGTCCGCGATAGCGACCGGGGTCGGCGACGAACGACTCCAGCATGATCACCGTGCAGCGCTCGTCGGGATCGGTCACGAGCTCGACCGAGGTGTCGAGCAGCCGGATCACGGCGACGGCGACGGCGCCGTCGACGGCGTCGGAGACCTCGAAGCCCACGCGCGTGCGGGGAGCGTCCGAGCACAGGACGGGCGCGAGCTGCTCCAGCATGTCTGCCACGGCCGCTCGGTCCGCCCCGAGCGAGGCGGCCAGGGTCATCGCGTCGTTGGCGCTCACACCGGTGCGCAGCGCATGCACGAGCCATTCGTGCCACGGCTCCGCCTCGGCGATCACGGCGCGCGCCTGGTCTCCGAACTGCAGCGTGCGCTCGTCGCGCCAGACCGGTGGATAGGCGGGATCGAGTCGGAGCATGCCCCGATTCTGTTCCCGTCGGCACCGACGCCGCGGTTGTCCACACCGCCGCAACCGGCCGCTGGCCGGCTGGGGAGGAGAGATCAGACGGGACGGGGGCCCTCGGGCCCCTCACCGCCCTCCTCTTCGGCGAGCAACTGCTCGAGGGCCTCGTCCATCGCGTCCCGCTCCGGAGCCTCGCCCCGCGCACGTGCGGAGAGTCGCTCGATCAGCGCGGTCGGGTCGTCGATGTCGGCCGCGCCGGGGAGCAGGTCCGGATAGTCCCAGAGGGCGTCGCGACCTGCGACACCGACCGCGTCGGTGACCTGTCGCCACATCGCCGCGGCTTCCCGCATCCGCCGTGGACGCAACTCGAGGCCGACCAGCGAGCCCAGCGCCTTCTCGGCGGGACCGCCGACGGCGCGCCGTCGGCGGACGACCTCCGCGATGCGGTCGGCGCTGGGCAGCCGATGGGTCGCGTCTGCCGTCACGATGTCGACCCAGCCCTCGATGAGCGCGAGGAGGGTTTCGAGGCGTGTGAGGGCGAGATCCTGCTGCTCGGTGCGCTCGGGAAGCAGCGCACCGCTCTCGAGAGCCTGGCGCAGCTCCTCGGGCTGGCTGGGATCGAACCGCTCCGCGAGCTCTTCGAGCCGGCTCGTGTCGACATGGATGCCGCGGGCGAACTCGGTCACCTGGGCGATGACGTCCAGTCGCAGCCAGCGGGCATGGCGGAAGAGGCGGGCGTGGGCGAGCTCCCGCGTCGCCACGTACAGCGCGAGCTGGTCTTCGGGGATCTCCAGACCCTGGCCGAAGTCGGCGAAGTTCTGCGGCAGGATCGCCGCGGCGCCGGCGGGCATGACGGGAAGCCCCACGTCGCCGCCGCTGACGACCTCCATGGACAGTCGCCCGACGACCTGGCCCAGCTGTGTCGCGAACAGCGAGCCGCCGATCGAGCGCATCATGCGCCCCGCGCCCTGGAGCATGGCCTGCATCTCCTCGGGAGCCTGCTCGGACAGCGTCGCCGTGAGGGCGTCGGCGATGCTCGTGGCGACGGGCTCGGCGAGCTCGCGCCAGACCGGCATCGTCGCCTCCACCCAGGCGCCGCGGGTGAGGGCGCGCGGCGCCTCGGAGAGCTCGGAGATGGTGGTGGCCTCACCCAGCCACAGGGTGGCGAGCGAGAACGCCTGGTCGAGGTCGCTGCGGGATACTGCGGCCACGCCGAGATCGCTCTGGTTCGCGATGTGCAGAGCCTGACGCTCGGCCGCATCCCACGCGATCGAGCCGTCCGAGCTCGTGAAGGCGCGCTGCATCTGGCCCATCATCTGCTGCATCATCGCCGGGTCGACGCCCATCTGCTGGAGCTGTCGCAGCTGCTCCGGGTCGAGACCGTCGGCTCCGAACAGCTGGCGCAGCAGCTCCTGGAACTGGTCTTCGGGGCTCCGGTCGTCCTCGTCTGCCACGTCAGGCGCCTTTCAGCCGGGGGATAACGTCCCGTTCTACGCTAGTCGCAGGGATACATCGCACAGCCGGGCGAACACGACTTCGCCGTACGCCGGCCGCGAACGGCCGACGAAAGAGGCACAGTGACATTGTTCGAGACCCCGGGCGCGCTCGCGCCCGAGCCGCCGCGGCGACGCATGCCGCGGGGCGTGGTGGCCGGTATCTGGGCGCTGATCGTGGCGCTGCTGGCGCTGCTGGCGATGTCGTTCCTGCCCAGCCCGTACGTGATCGAGCGCCCCGGGCCCGTCTACAACACCCTCGGCGAGGTCACCGACGCCGACGGCAAGGACGTGCCGTTGATCGCCATCGACGGCGCCGAGACATACCCCACCGACGGATCGTTGGACCTGTTGACCGTGCAGGTCATCGGCTCTCCGGAGCAGCGGCTGTCTTGGCTGGATGCGGCCGTCGCCTGGTTCGATCCCACGAAGGCCGTCGTCCCCATGGAGCAGATCTTCCCGACGGGACAGACGAGCGAGCAGCGGTCGGAGCAGAACACCGCGATGATGGTGGACTCGCAGGCGGATGCCACCGCGGCCGCCCTCACGCATCTCCGCTACGACGTGAACCCGCAGCTGCAGGTCACCGCCGTCGCTGACGGGTCACCCGCGAACGGTCAGCTCCAGGCGGGGGACCGCGTCCTTCAGGCGAACGGCACGGCTGTCACGACCGCCGAGGGCCTGCGCCGCATCATCAACGACGGTGCGGGCGCCCCCATCCAGATCCTCGTCGACCGCGGCGGTGCGCAGCAGAGCGTCACGGTCACCCCGCAGGAGGGGACGGGCGACGCCGCGGGCGTGTGGCAGATCGGCATCACCCTCACCGTCTCCTACACCTTCCCCTTCGACGTCCAGGTGCAGCTCAACAACGTCGGGGGACCGTCGGCCGGCATGATGTTCGCGCTCGGGATGATCGATCAGCTCACCCCGGGCGAGCTCAACGGAGGCGCGCAGGTCGCCGGCACCGGCACCATCAGCGCCGACGGCGACGTGGGACCCATCGGCGGCATCCGGCAGAAGCTCTGGGGCGCGCACGACGCGGGTGCCCAGTACTTCCTCGCGCCCGGAAGCAACTGCGACGAGGTCGTCGGCCATGTTCCCGACGGGCTCCGGGTCTTCTCGGTGTCGACGCTCGACGACGCCGTGGACGTGCTGGGCGCGATCTCGTCCGGCGCCGATCTGGATGCGCTTCCCACCTGCAGCTGACCGATCGCCGTGCATAGGGGGCTCACGGCGACCGTCGGCGTACGCCCCTCGTAGGATGAAGGGGTGACTTCGACCGCAGCGCCGACGCCCGTCCCTGTCAATAGATCCCGGCGGGTGATCGCGATCTCGCTTGCCGTCATCGCGGCACTCGCGGTGGCGTTCTTCCTCTTCGCGAGCCTCTACGCCGACTGGCTCTGGTACGACCAGCTCGGCTACTCGTCGGTTCTGGCGACGCAGTGGCTCTGGCGTGCGGCGATGTTCGTCGTCGGCTTCCTCGGGATGGCCATCCCGATCTGGATCACGATCCAGCTCGCCTACCGCCTCCGCCCGGTCTACGTGCGTCTGAGCTCCCAGCTCGACCGCTACCAGGAGGTCGTCGAGCCGCTGCGTCGTCTCGCGATGTGGGGGATCCCGGTCTTCTTCGGCTTCTTCGCGGGCTTCGCGACCTCGGCGCAGTGGGAGACCGCGGCGCTCTGGCTGGGCGGCGTGCACACGGACACTGCCGACCCGCAGTTCGGCATGGACACCGGCTTCTACCTGTTCGCGCTGCCCTTCTACCAGGGGGCTGTCGGTTTCGCCTCGGCCGTCGTGCTGGTGGCGCTGCTGGTCACCGCGCTCGTGTCCTACCTCTACGGCTCGGTGCGCATCGGCCAGCGTGAACTGCGCATCTCCAAGCCCGCCCGCATCCAGCTCGCGATCATCGCCGGTCTCTACCTGCTGCTGCAGGGCGTGAGTCTGTTCCTCGACCGCTTCGGCACCCTGACGCAGGCCGGCGACCGCATCACCGGCGCGAGCTACACGACCGTGAACGCGACGATCCCGGGCCTCACGATCCTCTCGATCGTCGCCGCCTTCGTCGCCGTGCTCTTCTTCGTCACGGCCGTCATCGGACGCTGGCGCTACCCGTTGATCGCGACCGCGCTGCTGGTGGTCACCTCCCTGGTGGTGGGTGTGGCCTACCCGTGGATCCTCAACACGGTCCAGGTGCGCCCCAACCAGCGCACCCTCGAGATGCCGTATTTCGAGCGCAACCTCGACGCGACCAAGACCGCGTTCAACATCGAGGGACTCGAGACGACGTCGTACGACGCGAAGACCGACGCCGAGCCCGGGCAGCTGCGCTCGGACGCCGACACGACCGCATCCATCCGCATCATGGACCCCGCCATCATCCAGCCGACGGTGCGCCAGCTGCAGCAGTACCGCCCGTACTACCGCTTCGAGGACCCGCTGGATGTCGACCGGTACAAGATCGACGGTCAGACGCAGGACACCGTGGTCTCGGTCCGCGAGGTGAACACCGCGGGCCTCGGCGACGCCGGCTCGTGGCAGAACTCCACGCTCGTCTACACCCACGGCTACGGGCTCGTCGTCGCCAAGGGCAACGAGCGCACGACCGACGGTGACCCCGTCTTCATCGAGGGCAGCATCCCCGCATCCGGGTTCCTGACCGACGAGAAGTACGAGCCGCGCATCTACTTCGGCGAGAACTCGCCCGCGTACTCCATCGTGGGCGCGCCCGACGGCACGACGCCGATCGAGTTGGACTACCCGTCGGCGAGCGACGGCGGCAACGACACCCGCACGACCTTCGACGGCGACGGCGGCCCGTCCATCGGCAACATGTTCAACCGCCTCATCTACGCGCTGAAGTTCCAGTCGGAGCAGATCGTCTTCTCCGACTCGATCAACGAGAAGTCGCAGATCCTGTACGACCGTGACCCCGCCGTGCGCGTGCAGAAGGCGGCGCCGTACCTGACGCTCGACTCGGACCCGTATCCGAGCGTGGTGGACGGTCGCGTGGTGTGGATCGTCGACGGGTACACGACGAGCGATCAGTACCCCTACTCGACGGCGACGAGCATGTCGCAAGCGATCGAGGACGCGAACAACCCGACGCCGCGCGTCGCGCTCGACAACGTCAACTACATCCGCAACTCGGTGAAGGCGACCGTGGACGCCTACGACGGCAAGGTCACCCTCTACGCCTGGGACGACACCGATCCGCTGCTGCAGGCATGGCAGAACGTCTTCCCGACCACGATCAAGCCGGTCTCGGACATGTCCGCCGACCTCATGAGCCACGTGCGCTACCCGACGGACCTGTTCAAGGTGCAGCGCGCGATGCTCGGCGAGTACCACGTCGACACGGCGCAGTCGCTCTACGAGCGCGACAACGCCTGGTCGACGCCGGCCGACCCGCAGAACGCCGACGTCAACCAGCCGCCGTACTACCTGAGCATGAAGATGCCGGGTCAGGATGAGCCGAGCTACTCGATGTTCACGAGCTTCATCCCACAGTCGACGGGCACGGAGTCGCGCAACGTCCTCATGGGATATCTCTCGGTCGACTCGGATGCCGGCAGCCAAGCGGGCGTGAAGAGCGCCGACTACGGCAAGCTGAGGCTTCTGGAGATCACCGCGGGAGCCACCATCCCCGGTCCCGGCCAGGTGCAGAACACCTTCAACTCGGACCCCGGGATCTCGGCGCAGATCAACATCCTGAAGCAGGGCCAGTCGAACGTCATCAACGGCAACCTGCTGACCCTGCCCGTCGGCGGCGGACTGCTGTACGTGCAGCCGGTGTTCGTGCAGGCCTCCAGCGGTACGCAGCTGCCGCAGCTGCAGAAGGTGCTCGTCGCATTCGGTACCGAGGTCGCGTTCGAGGACACCCTGAACGAGGCACTCAACGCGCTGTTCGGCGGCGACTCCGGCGCCAACGCCGGCGATCAGGACGTGGCACCCGACCCGGGTGCGACTCCCTCGCCCGAGCAGACCGGCGGAAGCGACGGCTCGTCCGGCGGCGGGACCGGAAGCCCCGACTACCAGGCCGCGCTGCAGGACGCCCGCCAGGCGCTGCTCGACCGCGACGCCGCCCTCAAGGCCGGCGACTGGACCAAGTACGGCGAGGCGGACAGCCGCCTCACCGCCGCGGTCGACAAGCTGATCCAGCTCGGCGGCTGAGCCGCATCCGCATCCCCTCGCGCCGGCCCCGCATTCCGCGGGGCTGGCGCGCTCGCTTCACCACCCCGCGAGACTGCATCTTCGCGACGAGATCACGGTATTTACCCGTGATCTCGTGCGCGGGATGCAGTCTCGCGGGTCAGGGGAGGGGTGAGGGGGCCCGCGTCAGGCGGTGAGGAGGGCGTACCAGATGAGCAACAGGGTCGTCCCGAAACCGCCCAGCTGATTGAGCCACAGGAACCGCCCCCACCCGACCGTGGCGCGCTCGCACGTCTCATCGGTGATCGAGCGGTAGGGCCACAGCGCGAGCAGGTACGGGATGACGAGCAGGCCGCCGAGCGGTCCCGGCCACGCCGACGCGAGCATCACAAGGCCCGCCGCGACGTAGCACCCGAGCGCGAACCACACGGTCCACCGTGCGCCGCGCACGGTCGCGATCGAGGAGATGCCGGCCTCGCGGTCCGCGGTGACGTCCTGTACGGCACCGAACGCGTGGGAGGCGACGCCCCACAGCGCGAAGGCGACGAGAACGGCGATCAGCCCCGGAGTGAACGTCGCGCCCGCGAGCACGAGCCCGTACACCGCGGGCGAGAAGAAGTGGATGCTGCTCGTCATCGAATCGGCGAACGGCACCTCTTTGAGGCGCAGCGGCGGGGCCGAGTAGAACACCACGAAGAACAGGCTGACCGCGAGCACGACCCAGGATGCGGGCGAGCCGACGGCGACGAGGTAGACGACGAACGGCAGGCACGACAGGGCCGCCGCCCACAGCGTGATCCGGTGCATCCGCCGGTCGAGGACAGCTCCGTGCGCGCCGCCCTTGCGCGGATTGCGCAGGTCGGACTCGTAGTCGAAGACGTCGTTCACGCCGTACATCGCGAGGTTGTACGGAACGAGGAAGAACAGCGTGCCGACGATGAGCGTCAGATCCACCGTGCGCGTGGTCATCACCACGGTCGCCGCGAACGGGAACGCCGTGTTGATCCAGCTCACGGGGCGCGACGAGACGAACAGCGTGCGGAGCACGCCGGCGGAGCGGAGGTCTGTCATTCGGTCTTCCGAGTCGAAAGCAGCGACAGCACGGCGGGAACGCCGAACGCTGCGCACAGCGGATAGGAGAAGTCCTCGATCGGGGCGAGTCCGATCCGGATGCCGCTGAGATGCTCCGCGGGGTAGGTGAACAGATCGAGGGCGATCATCACGTTATCGAAGACCGCTGTCAACGCGAACAGCACGACGGCGGCGACGATGCTGGCCCGCATCCGTCGAGCGAAACCGGGGCGGCGGGCACTGATCGCGGTCACCACGGCGGTGACCAGGACGAAGGGCGCGACGATCAGCGGGTAGGTCATGCCGCGTCCTGCCGGCGCCCGGTGACCCGCAGGATTGCGGCGTGCACGACGAGCGCGAGGTAGCACAGGAACGCGAGGAACACCGGCTCCTCGAGCGGGAGGTGCGGCGCGAGGTCGATCCCGACCAGCAGCGGGCTGCCACCTTTGACGAACACGCCCGTGACGATGCCGACGGCGTCCCAGAGCAGGAAGAAGGCGGTGCCGATGGCGACGGCTGCCGCGGTCAGCCCCGGACGTGCCCACAGCGCCAGCCGGAACCGAGCGTCGAGGGCGCCCACCCCGGCGATGCTGATGAGCAGCGCCAGCAGGTAGAGACCCGGCATCACACCGCCTCGGCCGCCGGCTCGGGGATGGGGCCCGCCGAGCGGTCGCCGCGCATCCGCTTCACCACGAGTTCGGCCGAGATGAGACACATCGGAAGCCCGATGCCCGGCAGCACGGACGCGCCGGAGTAGTACAGCCCGTCCACCTTGGCGGAGGCGTTGCGGGGGCGGAACAGCGCACTCTGCAGGAGCGGATGTGCGAGACCGAGCGCGTTGCCGCGCCAGGCGTGCAGGTCGGCCTCGAAGTCGCCGGGTGCGATCGTGCGGCGCACGACGATGCGATCACGCAGGTCGGGCACGTCGCACCATGCGGCGATCTGATCGATGGCCGCATCCGCCGCGCGTTCGATCACGACATCACCGGCCCCGTCGACGCCGCCGTGGCCGAGACCGGGGTCCGCCGGGATCGGCACCAGGACGAACAGGTTCTCGTGGCCCTCCGGCGCGACGGAGGGGTCGGTCGCGCTGGGCCGGCAGACGTACAGCGAAGCCGGATCCGGGATGCGGGTGGTCTCGCCGAAGATCGCGGCGAAGTTCGTGCGCCAGTCCTCGGTGAACAGCAGCGTGTGGTGCGTGAGCTCGGGAAGCTCACCCTTCACGCCGAGCAGCACGAGCAGCGCGCCGTAGCTCGGCGTCTTCGAACGCCACCAGGACTCCGGGTAGGTGCGGTAGCGCTCCGGGACGAGGCGGGTCTCGGTGTGGTGCAGATCGGCACTGGAGACCACGGCGTCGGCGTCGAAGCGGCGACCGTCGGCGGTCACCACGCCGCGCGCGACACCGTCGGAGACGAGGATGCGCTCGACGCTCGCACCGGTCTCGATCACGACGCCGCGCTCAGTGGCGAGGCGTGCGATGGCGTCGATCAAGGCGGTGAAGCCGCCCTGCGGGTAGCGCCACCCGATCGTCGAGATCCAGGTGGCTCATGAGGTGGTACAGGCTCGGCAGCTGGTAGGGCGAACCGCCCAGGAAGACACCGGCATAGCCCAGGATCTGGCGGAGCCGCGTATCGGTGAACCGCTTGTCGATCTTCGACTGCAGCGGCTGGGTGAGCAGCCGTGTCAGGTGTCCCAGCCGGCGCAGGATCGCGGGGTCGGTCAGGTTGCCGAGCGACTCGTACGTGTCGTAGAGGAAGCGGTCGACCGCGAGGTCGTACGCCTCGCCGGCCGAGTCCAGGTACGCGGCCAGGCGCGCGCCGGCTCCAGGCTCGATCGATTCGAACAGCGCGGTCGCCTCCTCGCGACCCGAAACGACGTCGACGGGAGCCTCGTCCAGGTGCGATTCGGCGTAGACGCGGTAGGCGGGGACGAGGTCGACGAGATCGAGCTGCTCCGCCGTCGTCGTGCCGAGCAGGCGGAAGAAGTGGTCGAACACCTCCGGCATGAGATACCAGCTGGGGCCGGTGTCGAAGCGGAAACCGTCGCTCTCCCACGAGCCTGCCCGACCGCCCACTGCGTCGCGCCCCTCGAGCAGGGTGACCTCATGCCCGTCCGTGGCGAGCAGCGCGGCCGTGGCGAGCCCGGCGATCCCGCCTCCGATGACGACGGTACGACTCATGAGCGTTCCTTCAGAGGTGCGGCGCCCAACCAGGCGCGGGCGGCGAGAACAGCCTTCTGCGATGTGGGCACGCGCACGCGGCCCTCGGCACTCGTGCCGCGCAGGCGCGCGGAGAGTGCGGCGAACAGATCGTGGGCGGCGGTGACGGCTCTGCGGCAGTCCGGGGGCAGGAGGGGGATGGTGGCGGCCGCCGTGGCGAGGTCGGCGTCGATCCGGTCGAGCACGTCGTCCCTCGTGCGCTCGACGCCGTCGACGGCGAGGTAATCGCGTCCGAGAGCGCCCGCATCGTGCTCCAGGTCGCGAAGGAAGTTGACGTCCTGGAAGGCGCGTCCGAGAGCGCGCGCCCCGGCGACGAGGTCGGCCGGGGGAGAGGAGGGGGAACGGCGTCCGGCGTTCTCGAAGACGGCGAGGCACATCAACCCCACCACCTCCGCCGATCCGTAGACGTAGGTGTCGTGCGAGACGTCGTCGTGCTCGCGCACGCCCAGATCCGTGCGCATCGACGCGAAGAACGGGGCCGTCAGATCCTCGCCGATCCCGCACTCGCGGGCCGTCAGGGCGAACGCGTGCACGACGAGGTTTGCGCTGAAGCCCCGCTCGACGGCCGCGCGGGTCTCCTGCTCGAACGCGTCGAGGACCTGTTCCTGCTGCGCCCGGTCCAGCC
Protein-coding sequences here:
- a CDS encoding lycopene cyclase domain-containing protein is translated as MPGLYLLALLISIAGVGALDARFRLALWARPGLTAAAVAIGTAFFLLWDAVGIVTGVFVKGGSPLLVGIDLAPHLPLEEPVFLAFLCYLALVVHAAILRVTGRRQDAA
- a CDS encoding UPF0182 family protein gives rise to the protein MTSTAAPTPVPVNRSRRVIAISLAVIAALAVAFFLFASLYADWLWYDQLGYSSVLATQWLWRAAMFVVGFLGMAIPIWITIQLAYRLRPVYVRLSSQLDRYQEVVEPLRRLAMWGIPVFFGFFAGFATSAQWETAALWLGGVHTDTADPQFGMDTGFYLFALPFYQGAVGFASAVVLVALLVTALVSYLYGSVRIGQRELRISKPARIQLAIIAGLYLLLQGVSLFLDRFGTLTQAGDRITGASYTTVNATIPGLTILSIVAAFVAVLFFVTAVIGRWRYPLIATALLVVTSLVVGVAYPWILNTVQVRPNQRTLEMPYFERNLDATKTAFNIEGLETTSYDAKTDAEPGQLRSDADTTASIRIMDPAIIQPTVRQLQQYRPYYRFEDPLDVDRYKIDGQTQDTVVSVREVNTAGLGDAGSWQNSTLVYTHGYGLVVAKGNERTTDGDPVFIEGSIPASGFLTDEKYEPRIYFGENSPAYSIVGAPDGTTPIELDYPSASDGGNDTRTTFDGDGGPSIGNMFNRLIYALKFQSEQIVFSDSINEKSQILYDRDPAVRVQKAAPYLTLDSDPYPSVVDGRVVWIVDGYTTSDQYPYSTATSMSQAIEDANNPTPRVALDNVNYIRNSVKATVDAYDGKVTLYAWDDTDPLLQAWQNVFPTTIKPVSDMSADLMSHVRYPTDLFKVQRAMLGEYHVDTAQSLYERDNAWSTPADPQNADVNQPPYYLSMKMPGQDEPSYSMFTSFIPQSTGTESRNVLMGYLSVDSDAGSQAGVKSADYGKLRLLEITAGATIPGPGQVQNTFNSDPGISAQINILKQGQSNVINGNLLTLPVGGGLLYVQPVFVQASSGTQLPQLQKVLVAFGTEVAFEDTLNEALNALFGGDSGANAGDQDVAPDPGATPSPEQTGGSDGSSGGGTGSPDYQAALQDARQALLDRDAALKAGDWTKYGEADSRLTAAVDKLIQLGG
- a CDS encoding lycopene cyclase domain-containing protein; translation: MTYPLIVAPFVLVTAVVTAISARRPGFARRMRASIVAAVVLFALTAVFDNVMIALDLFTYPAEHLSGIRIGLAPIEDFSYPLCAAFGVPAVLSLLSTRKTE
- a CDS encoding zinc-dependent metalloprotease yields the protein MADEDDRSPEDQFQELLRQLFGADGLDPEQLRQLQQMGVDPAMMQQMMGQMQRAFTSSDGSIAWDAAERQALHIANQSDLGVAAVSRSDLDQAFSLATLWLGEATTISELSEAPRALTRGAWVEATMPVWRELAEPVATSIADALTATLSEQAPEEMQAMLQGAGRMMRSIGGSLFATQLGQVVGRLSMEVVSGGDVGLPVMPAGAAAILPQNFADFGQGLEIPEDQLALYVATRELAHARLFRHARWLRLDVIAQVTEFARGIHVDTSRLEELAERFDPSQPEELRQALESGALLPERTEQQDLALTRLETLLALIEGWVDIVTADATHRLPSADRIAEVVRRRRAVGGPAEKALGSLVGLELRPRRMREAAAMWRQVTDAVGVAGRDALWDYPDLLPGAADIDDPTALIERLSARARGEAPERDAMDEALEQLLAEEEGGEGPEGPRPV
- a CDS encoding prenyltransferase, whose translation is MTDLRSAGVLRTLFVSSRPVSWINTAFPFAATVVMTTRTVDLTLIVGTLFFLVPYNLAMYGVNDVFDYESDLRNPRKGGAHGAVLDRRMHRITLWAAALSCLPFVVYLVAVGSPASWVVLAVSLFFVVFYSAPPLRLKEVPFADSMTSSIHFFSPAVYGLVLAGATFTPGLIAVLVAFALWGVASHAFGAVQDVTADREAGISSIATVRGARWTVWFALGCYVAAGLVMLASAWPGPLGGLLVIPYLLALWPYRSITDETCERATVGWGRFLWLNQLGGFGTTLLLIWYALLTA
- a CDS encoding ATP-dependent helicase; amino-acid sequence: MSVDILAGLDEQQHAAVMAVRGPVRVLAGAGTGKTRVITRRIAYGVDSGTYSPGRVMALTFTAKAAGEMRGRLRALGIVGVAARTFHAAALSQLNYFWPQVAGSPAPRIVDNKVRLLAQAAEQQRLHLDTATLRDVASHIEQRKVAMRRIDEIGSTRPVTIGTLDTGQIRDLHAAYEKLKDERHQLDFEDVLLACAGMIEAEPRVAQSVREQYRHFTVDEFQDVSPLQNRLLELWLGERRDLCVVGDASQTIYSFAGARADYLLDFPRHHPDARSFTLEHNYRSDQPVLRVANALMRGRPGALQLVTDRGADSPVPTVTRFDDDAHEAAGVAARIRAQLDDGVDPRQIAVLYRAHAQSAELVTALADAGVPTSVMGGKRFFDLPEVRQAVMALRAATVAPMQGGFRDTVRDVLRGCGYTDEPPAVGGALRDAWEARAALLALAEEQPEDTTLRAFTDDLMARARDQHEPSLATVTLATLHAAKGLEWDHVHLVGLSEGLLPISYAQGFEQIDEERRLAYVGITRAARTLSLSWASQSARQARQPSRFLQEIGTRTLDERPARPTAGGVRRPRTSSGTGRPTAAADR
- a CDS encoding squalene/phytoene synthase family protein — its product is MSARDQPSGLSLYDRTAVAAAASVIRAYSTSFALATGLLSPRTRPHIRNVYALVRVADEIVDGPAGEAGLDRAQQEQVLDAFEQETRAAVERGFSANLVVHAFALTARECGIGEDLTAPFFASMRTDLGVREHDDVSHDTYVYGSAEVVGLMCLAVFENAGRRSPSSPPADLVAGARALGRAFQDVNFLRDLEHDAGALGRDYLAVDGVERTRDDVLDRIDADLATAAATIPLLPPDCRRAVTAAHDLFAALSARLRGTSAEGRVRVPTSQKAVLAARAWLGAAPLKERS
- a CDS encoding S16 family serine protease, with the protein product MTLFETPGALAPEPPRRRMPRGVVAGIWALIVALLALLAMSFLPSPYVIERPGPVYNTLGEVTDADGKDVPLIAIDGAETYPTDGSLDLLTVQVIGSPEQRLSWLDAAVAWFDPTKAVVPMEQIFPTGQTSEQRSEQNTAMMVDSQADATAAALTHLRYDVNPQLQVTAVADGSPANGQLQAGDRVLQANGTAVTTAEGLRRIINDGAGAPIQILVDRGGAQQSVTVTPQEGTGDAAGVWQIGITLTVSYTFPFDVQVQLNNVGGPSAGMMFALGMIDQLTPGELNGGAQVAGTGTISADGDVGPIGGIRQKLWGAHDAGAQYFLAPGSNCDEVVGHVPDGLRVFSVSTLDDAVDVLGAISSGADLDALPTCS